ctctcgccactgctctactccctctatacttcagactgtgtggccacccatggctccaacaccattgtgaagtttgctgacgacacagtggtgttgggtgccatctccaacaacgatgaggcggcctacatggatgaagtgaagaatctggcatgatggtgccaggacaaccacctccagctgaacgtctgcaagaccaaggagctggtggtggacttcagaaggggtcagcacagagactacaagcccattatcatcaatggagctccagtggagagggtgcagtccttcaagtatcttggtgtccacatctcctcagacctgacatgggctgcccacattcaggtccagaccaaaaaggctaggcagcgcctgtatcacctacgacaactgaggaagttcagagtctctccaaagatcctcaggattttctatacaggcgctgtggagagcatcctcacacagaacatgacatcgtgggttgggaacagctgtgtgaaggaccaaaaagctcgccagagagtgatccgtacagcagaacgctgctgcaggattgctctccccccgcttcaggacacctacaccaggagatgccggactagagcagcgcagatactgaaggacccgtcccatcctggcaacaaactgttccaacttctgcaatctggtagaaggttccgcatcatccgggcaaggacagagagactcaagaggagcttctatccccaaaccatccgggccctaaacacacacacccgccctctcacatcatctataattgactgagacaggactctcttccagacactctaaaccaaggcacaatgtacattccaaattcctttaattttaaatatgtttatattgtcgatcctgtaaaatagtcagatgtctattcatattaatgtacagaattcacctgcttgctgctactactgcacattcacccagtgtatatactatatatatatataatgttcttcctctacacccccccccccccaaaatttttgcacatgtcgaggagcatgtaaggctacatttcactgtgtgttatacttgtataactatgcatgtgacaaataaagaaccttgaaccttgaaccttgaaccaccAAAGTGGAACCCTTCTCCACTTGAATCCCTTCTAAATGACCCTTCTAGGAACGCATGTCTACTTTCTAAGGCGACTGAGGTCTTTCAACATTTGTCAGACAATGCTCAGGATTCTTTgcgagtctgttgtggccagtgccacCCTTTATGCTATTTCATAGGGCACatctgcaccagggcaaacatcCGCCTGCTATACagatgaaaatagagcaacaggactgctgagtctttgattttatttattttctgctgtgtttcacttgcatttatttgaaaaactgagtctaagcaaaaaataataattttattttatgtgctggaatgtgcagaaaatagggttaaatattaaacaaatttcctccagtcagagaatgttgcatataatttaatttttgcttgatgcataaagttaaaagattaaaactaataaaaataaattttaaaaagagacttttccatttgattacattttgtatgattgattatgcagaaaaagtagaattgggctgaaagatctatcgctttatcacctattcaggttgtaaattgtgtttttaaaaagtaactaagtaaccaagtaattaattacttttgaaaataagtaatcagtaatgtaACAAGATTactttcaagtaacttgaccaacactggtgacaaGAGCCTGAtagttaattttaaataaattcatttaaagacacatatttaaagtatttaatacGTTTCTTTGTTTACAGTTCAGAGAATATTACATGTTGCAAAGTAGCTTTTgccaaattattttaaaaagaaagagttgCATGGGTCTTTTGGAATTTCAAATATATCTCTGAACCATAATATGATTGCTGAATGTTATAAGCATAGCatagcatctttatttataaagattattattatttataatgcaCACTAGGCACACTCAGGTGGAGCTGGTCTTCCGACCTGAGGGATCGGGAAGGTATGCatggatgaagaagctcagagaggtacaGAGGGGCAGCAttggacaaacatttaaaaacaaataaaagcagcttaaaaTGGATCCTAAAATGCACGGGCAGCCAATTAAGTGAATATAAAACTGGGGTGATATGCTCGCATCTACGAGTCCCAGTTAAAAGGCATGCAGtcaaactgaaactgaactaGCTGCAGTCAAAAAACAGAAGATCGACTCACCCCAAAATAAAGAGAATCACAGTAATCCTGCTGAATGGTTACAAAAGCATGGATTACTGTTTCAAATTGCTGTCTCGCAAGAAAGTGCTTAATTTTGGCCAGCTGCCTGAGATGAAAGAAACTAGACCTTACAACCGACCTGAACTGGCTTTCAAGCTTAAGCTCAGGATCCATTTTAAAACCCAGATTAACAATCTCTGTTTTACAGAATGATTTCAGGGATTGCAAATCAACACACGGAACAGCAGTGGAGGCAGGTTTAAACACCATTACTTCAGTTTTAGAATTGTCAAAGCAAAGAAAGTTTAGCCTGTATCTAGCCCCGGTTTCTTAAGAAGTGGTTGCACAATTGCATCTTTGAAATTCTTTGGAACCACACCTGAGGCAAGGCTGCTAtttaaaatggttaaaatagTTGGACCTATGGTAGAAAAAACTTCTTTCAGAAAACGGGGAGGGGTAGCATCATAAGGTGAGCCTACAGGCTTTAAATGATCCCCCACCTCCTGTAGCTGAGCAAGAGTAACCGACTCAAACTGTTGAAAGACAGCTGAGCAAATTGGAAGATCAGAGGGGTCAGATGTGGGCAAAATAATCCACGCCCTAGCCGAGGCTACCTTGTTCATAAAGAAGTGCAGAAActtttcacacatttcatgtGAAGGCTCAAAACTAAGAGCAGAGGGAGGGCTTAAAATAGTCTCAGTTAACTTAAACAATATATGTGGTTTCTGATAATTCACCATAATAATGTTTGCAAAGTATTTccgctttgcttcttttattgtaAGCTGATATAAGGCCCAGCGCTCTCTTAAATTTTGTGAAGGGACCTGTAAGTTATCTTTTTTTCCATCTCCGCTCAGCCCTACGACATTCACGCTTCGCAGAACGAGTTTCATCATTCAACCAGGGTTCAAACTTAGTCTTAGGATGCCTAATTTTTAGAGGGGCAACAATATCCAAGGCAGTCTGACAACTGGTATGAAACCGTAGTTCCTCTACGTATTGGAGTGTGTCAGGAATGGAGAACTGATTATAGTAGGTGGAGAACCGAGCTGCAGTGAAAGAATTTAACAAACGAGTTGTCTTAGCAAGGACATGCCTCCTGAATTCATTTCTAGATAAAGAAATGTCAAACAGAACCGGCATATGATCAGAGAAAAAAGGGTCAGAGACTTTCAGATTAAAAACAGGCAATCACTGCGCTAAAACCAGATCGAGATTGTGACCACAATGTTGCGTGGGTGCAGGCACACATCGAACTAAATTAAAAGAATCAGTAAGATTAAAAAATTCTTTAATCATGGGCTTTTCTGGACAGCacacatgaatattaaaatcccCGACAATAAGAAAGGAGTCATATTTTATCGTGACTTCAGTTAGAAATGCAGCAAATTCCTTTATTCTCCTACAGAGCAAAGATGCTCTAGGATAATCTCATTCTGAACAAAgatatttattttctctcaaaCAGAAACCTTTGATATGATTGCCTTATCTTTGGCAACTTAAATCCATACATAAATGGGGTGAGCATAGGTTGAAAAATGAGGACATACATAGGCAAAATTATACGAACTTCATCTGGTACCTGAGATACTAAAAACTTGAagtcaataaagtaaaaaatacacCCGACAAACAGATTTGACACAGAGATGATCTGAGGGGTGCAAGTAGTCACagctttctgcttgttttcttttgatgtttttcgACAAACTCTCAAAATCTTCATGTAAGTGACTGAAATGAGACTGAAGGGTATGAAAACACTCAATAAGAGAAAGGATATGTTAGAAATAAAGCTTTGGATTGGAACTGCACATGAAAGTCTAATTATTAATTGGTGGTCACAATACGCATTGTGAAtaatatttccacaaaacttcaaactgaagatgaatgaaaatgagaaaataaaactaagaaaTGAATACAGCCACACCAGCAGAATCAACAAAAACACTCTCTCTGTGTTCATAATGACATTATAGCGTAATGGATGACAGATTGAGATATATCTGTCATAGGCCATGGCTGCTAAACTGCAAAATTCAGCAGGTGCACTTGTGTACAAACAACACATCTGCAGAAAACACCACGGCACAGTCACCTCGTGGCTGtctgaaaacatctgtgagAGCAAAAGAGGATACAGTGATGTGCTGGCATTTATTTCGTTCACACATAAATTACAaagtagtatatacattggctCATGCAGTCTTCTGTCCACACGTATGACCACAATAAGGACTGTGTTTGCCACACATATAGAGAGGTACCAGACCAGTATTATAATGAAATAAAGGTATTTCAACCCTCCAATATTTCCATAAGCAGCCAGCACAAATGAAACAATCTCACTTGAGTTTTCCATTTTCTCCATAATATGTTACAGTGGATAAGATAGATCAGTAATAATGATATATTATATTCATTAGAAAGAAATACCACACATCAATATAGCTGAGCAACGTTTCTACTATGATACCGTTCAAATGCTGTTTTACACACATGTTACCTGATTATGGCACGTTCCTTCTCAGCAGCTGTTGCACCTGTTGTACAATGTCCACATTagcaatcaaaaacaaacagtttaagATTCAATTACACAGATTCTTAGATATTAAGAACACATAACATTAAAATCAGCTGCTTCCCTCCAGGTTGAACAAGACAAAAATAAGCTTCTGCTAATATTTATAGCTGCAacgcagaggaggaggagcaggagggccAAACGGTGGCATTCTTTTCTATTGACAGTCGTGtctgacttttttgtttgttttaaataagatACACTGTAACATTATTACATCAACACATCAGATATTACAAGTCTTTAGTATTGTAGAGGAACAAGATACATTTTTCTTAGTCttaagagaaattaaaatttctccatcaatgtttttaaatgcaaatagaaattgtgcATGTCTACAAATTATGCACAGTTTTTTGTacacaacaaagttatatggtactatttacctaaaaatgcagccaaggcctcaggcgttttttatataaccattcAAAGCTacttacagaacaatcaggtgttctgcatcaaataggAAGGCACACAAAcgatttgtgccactccaaaataTAGTTTCTTTACATTGTAGGATGACAACAGAGGCCTAAACCCTgaaggtctgacagcaggaggtgtaTCATTCCTGTTTTCCGTGTGGAGACAGATtttacactggaatctgcctttGGTACCTTTTTTGGAGCAACTATgacattcatctttttttttcactcgcaAGCAGAGAGTGTTTGCTAGCAGTATCTGtagaaaatgctgtttttaccgtttcttcccgctgTTAACACCActgttttattcagaaaaaacacatggcatgtattttttatcataactctgtttttacgtggcctatcaacgcAGTTTAAAAACTGGTGTATAGCTCGAAGTCCACACTTTCgacccaagttgaaatggagactctggGTCGCTGCATCTTTTTGCTGTGTCGTCGTAAATTTGTCTCCTGATTTTGACGCACTGGCGTGTCTgtcgaccccagagggttaagtaGTCCAAAACTTAACTTAAGCTTACACATTCAAATCCAGTTGTCATTTATGTTGTACTATGACCAAATGAACTCAACTGTCAAATATACAAGCCAACAAAACCATATCATTTAAGTTGAGATCCTGACACCACCAAAGTTGAAGCATCCTGCATTTGAATCTGCCAAGAAATTCTATCCATAAAAACAATgaacataaacaataaaaatgtggagGCCTGGTGAAGTCCCACCAGGAACAAGTCACACATCTTGCGATCAGTGTTGTTGTGGCTAGTGCTAAGTGCATCAAATGGCTAGTAGCAATGGGACTGACACCTCATGTCCACCTCTggtttgtgtatttctgtgtcaaCAGGCAACAGCTACCTTGAAACTACAAATGTGTGCAGCTGCCTGAACAATGGAGGTGAGAAACATAGTCAATTCAGATTTGATCTTCCCAGCCTCTTCCAGGAGGAAAAATGAGACTACCTTCCTTCCTTGCTAGTTTTGGGAATTGAAGATCTCACAGGTTGGGGCCTTTGCCAGACACTCATAGTGCACCCTCACTATACATCTGTGCCCCTCTGCACTCCAGTCATCTTTTGAACATCTTTGATTTTAGTTTAGTCAAAATGCTGGACAATTCCGGTGCTATCAAATACATTGATTTGTGCCAAGCCAGGTGTATAATTTTGTAGGATTTaattggaaaaagaaaatccagagaTAAGGCGATTGTGGATTTGTACCTTGCCAAGGCCATTTTTTGCCCTAGTCGGGAAGAGCAAAACATGACTATCATCAAAGTACATTTTTGCTTAGAGTGGATATTTGATCAAAGTTTCAATTTACTTTGTCATTTTTGATTAAggtgttgctgtgtgcttctGTTTTATGACATTGTCAAAAAAATTATGAGAACTGTTCAAATTGTAATAATGCAAAGGTGAGCTGAAATGTTGTCAACATGtattcaaaaaacattttaaccgAAGGTATCAGTATTCCCTTTCGTTAATCAGTACTTGGGACTAGAGCAgggtgatatgaccaaaaatatttatcacgatatacatttgaaaatttgcgataacaatataactgatgatataactgacgatataattgacactacacaaaatactttacaactccacaactttattagtgcaaaaaaaacccatcaatgtattttcacttaaacaagcagctgttttttatgtccattaaagttatataaaaatgtaacagtgcgattgcaaattccttgctgacagtttaaccaaaaggcatttccagtggaaattggctcCTCACTCTGCAAGGCGCCTGCCTAatatagccgtaatgctccgacaatccatcaagcggtgcggcttcgtagcttagcaaagttgtactaaaacatttgacagattttcgagcgccagttccacatcactgaagttgcagcatttttacaaaccaattctggttcatctgtttaatTTAACGTTCCACTTTCGCTCTTCTtattctgcgtcgccgccatgtgcgtatgtaaacataggcactgcgcatgcgcgttttacccatattctatcacgatatttcattttcctgtcGTTTCCCAAAATTACaccagtattaccgtgaacggtgtGATATAGCCCAGCCGTACTTGGGACATTTCATAGTTCTAAAATCTttataattaatatatatatatatccataggtccctcatcctattcatgtagccccttccgccagggttacttgcgtagtagcattccaacaacaccctgttttcgtcccttgcccaccaatgccttcttgttccagtagcccacttttcgtcagggtgccctggttcctcaacacctgacgcggaccttgttgatccgggcgacgtccaagccggcatgccttcatatttatctgtctcgctcatgtctgcggtaggcttgcttagcatagggggtctagccttaggacccttactggatacagacgccccaggcaggaatcgaacttgcgatcctctggtccaaaggcgtgtagttttaaccactacgctatccagctgctatgccaagtccagcaccctgaggctgtacgctaagcggaaggaagggggccggggactggtgagtgtcagcaccacagtccaggatgagacaaggaacatccaagaatacattgggaagatggccccaactgaccgagtgctcagtgaatacctcaggcagcagaaacccaagaaagaggagggagacgaggaaccatcatggaaggacaggcccctgcaccgtatgtaccaccggcagatagaggaggtggctgatatccagaaatcctaccagtggctggacaaagctggactgaaagacagcacagaggcactaatcatggcagcacaagaacaagctctgagtacaagatccatagaggctggggtctatcacaccaggcaagaccccaggtgcaggctgtgtaaagatgccccagaaacaatccagcacataacagcagggtgcaagatgctagcaggcaaggcatacatggaacgccataaccaagtggccggcatagtgtacaggaacatctgtgccgagtataacctagaagtcccgaggtcaaaatgggagatgcccccaagggtggtggagaatgaccgagctaagatcctgtgggacttccagatacagacggacaaaatggtggtggctaaccaaccggacatagtggtggtagacaaacagaagaagacggtcgtagtgatcgatgtagcggttccgaatgacagcaatatcaggaagaaggaacacgagaagctggagaaataccaagggctcagagaagagctcgagaggatgtggagggtgaaggtaacggtggtccccgtggtaatcggagcactaggtgcggtgactcccaagctaggcgagtggctccagcagatcccgggaaaaacatcggagatctctgtccagaagagcgcagtcctgggaacagctaagatactgcgcaggaccctcaagctcccaggcctctggtagaggacccgagcttgaaggataaaccgcccgcaggggcgtgctgggtgttatatatatatatatatatatatatatatatatatgtatatatgtatatatatatatatatattaataatgtTAAGTACAGCGATCCTAGACTGGCTGGGCCTCTCTGGAGGTACACTGCCGTTTGTTCCTGGTTAGCTGGATGAAGGCAAGTATAACTGTCAGCTCTGGGATGCTACAGCTAGGTGGCTGGAGCTTGGTCTGATGAGAGAGGAGGATCGGTTGCTGGATGCCATTGTGCTGGAGAACTTTTTGGCAGGACTTGCTGGTGAGATAGCAGAGTGTTTATGCTACCAtcaacccaacaatcatatgaccccctatgagcaaacactttggcgacagtgggaaggaaaactcccttttaacaggaagaaacctccagcagaatcaggctcagggaggggcggccatctgctgtgaccggttggggtgagagaaggaaggcaggataaagacatgctgtggaagagagacagaggttaataacagatatgattcaatgcagagaggtctattaatacatagtgagtgagaaaggtgactggaaaggaaaaactcaatgcatcatgggaatcccccggcagcctatgtctattgcagcataactaagggaggattcagggtcacctggtccagccctaactatatgctttagcaaaaaggaaagttttaagcctaatcttgaaagtagagatagtgtttGTCTCCCGAAtgcaaactggaagctggttccacagaagaggggcctgaaaactgaaggctctccctcccattctacttttaaatactctaggaacaacaagtaggcctgcagagcgagagcgaagtgctctaatagggtgatacggtactacaaggtcattaagataagatggggcctgattatttaagaccttgtatgtgaggagcaggatttcgaattcaattctggatttaacaaatggagccaatgaagggaagccaaaacaggagaaatatgctctctctttctagtcccagGATGTTGCTTTTAGGACatcatgataataatgaattacagtggtccagcctggaagtaataaatgcatgaactagtttttcagcatcactctgagacaggatatttctaattttagagatgttgcgcaaatggaagaacgcagtcttacatatttgtttaatatgtgcattgaaggacatgtctttgtcaaaaatgactccaagattcctcacagcATTACTTGGAGGCCAAGgcaatgccatccagagtaagaatctggttagataccatatttctaagattttcagggccgagtacaataacctcagttttatctgaattaagaagcagaaagataGCAGCCAtcaaggtctttatgtctttaagacattcctgcagtttaactaattggtgtgtgttatctggcttcatggatagatagagctgggtgtcatca
This genomic window from Astatotilapia calliptera chromosome 16, fAstCal1.2, whole genome shotgun sequence contains:
- the LOC113008479 gene encoding olfactory receptor 4D1-like, which translates into the protein MEKMENSSEIVSFVLAAYGNIGGLKYLYFIIILVWYLSICVANTVLIVVIRVDRRLHEPMYILLCNLCVNEINASTSLYPLLLSQMFSDSHEVTVPWCFLQMCCLYTSAPAEFCSLAAMAYDRYISICHPLRYNVIMNTERVFLLILLVWLYSFLSFIFSFSFIFSLKFCGNIIHNAYCDHQLIIRLSCAVPIQSFISNISFLLLSVFIPFSLISVTYMKILRVCRKTSKENKQKAVTTCTPQIISVSNLFVGCIFYFIDFKFLVSQVPDEVRIILPMYVLIFQPMLTPFMYGFKLPKIRQSYQRFLFERK